From a single Muntiacus reevesi chromosome 14, mMunRee1.1, whole genome shotgun sequence genomic region:
- the TAF9 gene encoding transcription initiation factor TFIID subunit 9 codes for MESGKMASPKSMPKDAQMMAQILKDMGITEYEPRVINQMLEFAFRYVTTILDDAKIYSSHAKKATVDADDVRLAIQCRADQSFTSPPPRDFLLDIARQRNQTPLPLIKPYSGPRLPPDRYCLTAPNYRLKSLQKKASTSAGRITVPRLSVGSVTSRPSTPTLGTPTPQAMSVSTKVGTPVSLAGQRFTVQMPTSQSPAVKASLPATSAVQNVLINPSLIGSKNILITTNMVSSQNTANEASNALKRKRDDDDDDDDDDDDDYDNL; via the coding sequence ATGGAGTCTGGCAAGATGGCTTCTCCCAAGAGCATGCCGAAAGATGCACAGATGATGGCACAAATCCTGAAGGATATGGGGATTACAGAATATGAACCAAGAGTTATAAATCAGATGTTGGAGTTTGCCTTCCGATATGTGACCACAATTCTAGATGATGCAAAAATTTATTCAAGTCATGCTAAGAAAGCTACTGTTGATGCAGATGATGTGCGATTGGCAATCCAATGTCGTGCTGACCAGTCTTTTACCTCTCCTCCCCCAAGAGACTTTTTATTAGATATTGCaaggcaaagaaatcaaacccCTTTGCCATTGATCAAGCCATACTCAGGTCCTAGATTGCCACCTGATAGGTATTGCTTGACTGCTCCAAATTATAGACTTAAGTCTTTACAAAAAAAGGCGTCTACTTCTGCAGGAAGAATAACAGTTCCACGGTTAAGTGTTGGCTCAGTTACTAGCAGACCAAGTACTCCCACGCTTGGCACACCAACCCCACAAGCTATGTCCGTCTCAACTAAAGTAGGGACTCCAGTGTCCCTCGCAGGGCAAAGGTTCACAGTACAGATGCCCACTTCACAATCCCCAGCTGTAAAAGCGTCACTTCCTGCAACATCAGCAGTTCAGAATGTTCTAATTAATCCGTCATTAATTGGGTCCAAAAATATTCTTATTACTACTAACATGGTCTCATCACAAAATACTGCCAATGAAGCATCaaatgcattaaaaagaaaacgtGATGATGATGACGACGATGACGATGATGATGACGATGACTATGATAATTTGTAA